A genomic window from Glycine soja cultivar W05 chromosome 10, ASM419377v2, whole genome shotgun sequence includes:
- the LOC114371567 gene encoding uncharacterized protein LOC114371567: MEERTRHHRVTVGSSSSLLSVVVATANGRTRNFERSEEHCSPQFLTPTKGIVFSSSTLVLSDSLSNDDGVRFDDNKSENDSDVGCEDGAEEQHGSLHEEKRISYLTGDEIKGLRNRKHFMRVDRKRDRRLITRTNCEAKLRVYLDYKTSRWKVYSLRETHNHELTPPTDIRHIPKYNVMTDLDKSQVDDSLHKFGVRTCHIMGCLMAQKDRYDGVGFS, translated from the exons atggaagagagaaCTCGTCACCATCGTGTCACTGTCGGGTCATCATCGTCGTTGTTGTCCGTTGTCGTTGCTACTGCGAATGGGAGAACTCGCAACTTCGAG AGGAGCGAGGAACATTGTTCACCGCAATTCCTCACCCCAACAAAAGGTATTGTGTTTTCATCTTCGACTTTGGTCTTATCAG ATAGCCTTAGTAATGATGATGGTGTTAGATTTGATGACAATAAGAGTGAAAATGATAGTGATGTTGGTTGTGAAGATGGAGCCGAGGAGCAACATGGAAGTCTTCatgaagagaaaaggatatCTTATTTGACAGGCGATGAGATAAAGG GTTTGAGAAATAGGAAACACTTCATGAGGGTGGATAGAAAAAGAGACCGTAGACTTATCACTCGTACTAATTGTGAAGCCAAGCTTCGTGTTTATTTAGATTACAAGACATCAAGATGGAAAGTGTATTCACTCCGTGAGACCCATAACCATGAACTGACCCCACCCACTGATATTCGTCATATTCCTAAGTATAATGTGATgactgatttggataaaagccAAGTGGACGATAGTTTGCATAAATTTGGTGTTAGAACTTGCCACATCATGGGATGTTTAATGGCTCAAAAGGATAGATATGATGGAGTTGGTTTTTCCTAA